In a single window of the Bacillales bacterium genome:
- a CDS encoding methyl-accepting chemotaxis protein, giving the protein MRKPTFKPSLRFAWTIKNKVRLMLAVSLAGILLLIAFMLYYMHADSTISVRLHGLNETISEAKEMNYNMEKARKFEQKYLRTPSKDTAKIVLSTVTNVKENAAKRKKQQHDPTLKKKFASIEKAADDYILAFKQLTSSQEIVGYSEKDGLRKILLEDLATLQKTIGKDHPDLAASLREMEMQRKIFMATKDEAVYQSFSKAADELNALLRQSNIDSDLSMTLLTYTNSFKTVYRAVSTMKEAESGFSDTAEKVEQGVSTIAKQLDEQKQQLMADQNRLQHLLTLILIILSIIIFAGLTFFGIWLLRTIEASISSLKEGATIIGEGNLAHRVNVNTEDEMGELAKTFNFMAEKMQRTMQKVLDAAGRLSSSSQNLAAVSEETTAQANEVNEAILQVSAGAQNQANHLEEGMEHIALVTSAVAKTSGYGSEIAEQSSNAERQGKAGIEKVDRLKETSDQFMALTSKLIDEVKQTNEQSEEIESIVKTIKDIAGNTDLLALNAAIESARAGEAGNGFAVVAKEIRKLAERSKTEAQRIQKLVSAIGTQMGKLAEEANLLNEYREEQADSVTQTKGAFDEIVANVGAISDKIKLTRDAIQQVERANKDLSAKIEEVSAISEESAASAEQVAASSDHQKEAIEQVNRSAMELQTIAFDLQSEVDMFHLTDENDEEHEEPSDSDDWDGAKQTAAAIEE; this is encoded by the coding sequence ATGAGGAAGCCAACATTCAAACCATCACTTCGTTTCGCTTGGACCATCAAAAACAAAGTCCGACTCATGCTTGCCGTGTCACTGGCAGGCATTCTCCTTTTAATTGCATTCATGCTTTATTATATGCATGCCGACAGCACGATATCTGTTCGGCTCCACGGGTTGAACGAAACGATCAGCGAAGCGAAAGAAATGAATTACAACATGGAAAAAGCCAGGAAATTCGAACAAAAGTACCTTCGCACGCCGAGCAAGGACACGGCAAAAATCGTCCTTTCGACCGTGACCAACGTGAAAGAAAACGCAGCAAAACGAAAAAAACAACAACACGATCCGACATTGAAAAAAAAGTTTGCATCCATTGAAAAAGCAGCCGATGACTACATATTGGCTTTCAAGCAACTGACTTCTTCACAGGAAATCGTCGGTTATTCGGAAAAAGACGGACTTCGAAAAATATTACTCGAAGACTTGGCGACGTTGCAAAAAACGATCGGCAAGGATCATCCGGACCTCGCTGCCTCTTTGCGTGAAATGGAAATGCAGCGAAAAATATTCATGGCAACAAAAGACGAAGCCGTTTATCAATCGTTTTCCAAAGCAGCGGACGAACTGAACGCTTTACTAAGACAGTCGAACATCGACAGTGATTTGTCGATGACATTGCTCACGTACACAAACTCGTTCAAAACGGTTTACAGAGCCGTTTCTACCATGAAAGAAGCCGAAAGCGGATTTTCTGATACGGCGGAAAAAGTCGAGCAAGGGGTCAGTACGATCGCCAAACAGCTTGATGAACAAAAACAGCAGTTGATGGCCGATCAAAACCGTCTTCAGCATTTGTTAACCTTAATTCTCATCATCCTCAGCATCATCATTTTCGCCGGATTAACGTTCTTTGGGATATGGCTGTTGCGTACCATCGAAGCTTCGATTTCGTCGCTAAAAGAAGGAGCAACGATCATCGGCGAAGGAAATCTTGCTCACCGTGTAAATGTGAACACGGAAGACGAAATGGGCGAATTGGCAAAAACATTTAACTTTATGGCGGAAAAAATGCAGCGCACGATGCAAAAAGTATTGGATGCTGCCGGAAGATTGTCGTCTTCGTCGCAAAACTTAGCCGCCGTCAGCGAGGAAACGACCGCGCAAGCGAATGAAGTGAACGAAGCAATTTTGCAAGTGTCTGCCGGCGCGCAAAACCAGGCGAACCATCTAGAGGAAGGAATGGAACATATTGCTTTAGTAACGTCTGCAGTGGCGAAAACGAGCGGCTACGGAAGCGAGATTGCCGAGCAGTCCTCCAACGCCGAGCGCCAAGGAAAAGCGGGCATCGAAAAAGTCGACCGGCTCAAGGAGACCTCCGACCAATTCATGGCGTTGACTTCGAAACTGATCGATGAAGTGAAGCAAACGAACGAGCAATCGGAGGAAATTGAATCGATCGTAAAAACGATCAAAGACATTGCCGGAAACACCGACTTGCTCGCCTTGAACGCAGCGATCGAATCGGCTCGGGCGGGCGAAGCCGGCAACGGTTTCGCCGTCGTCGCAAAGGAAATTCGAAAATTGGCGGAACGATCGAAAACGGAAGCGCAACGCATCCAAAAGCTCGTTTCGGCGATCGGGACGCAAATGGGTAAACTGGCCGAAGAAGCGAATTTGCTTAACGAGTATCGTGAAGAACAAGCGGATTCGGTCACGCAAACGAAAGGCGCCTTCGACGAAATCGTCGCGAACGTTGGAGCAATCAGCGATAAAATCAAGCTTACGCGCGATGCGATTCAGCAAGTCGAACGGGCAAACAAAGATTTGTCGGCAAAAATCGAAGAAGTAAGCGCGATTTCCGAAGAATCAGCTGCTAGCGCCGAACAAGTGGCCGCCTCGAGCGATCATCAAAAAGAAGCGATCGAACAAGTGAACCGCTCCGCGATGGAACTGCAAACCATTGCCTTTGATTTGCAAAGCGAAGTTGACATGTTTCACCTGACAGATGAGAACGACGAAGAGCATGAGGAGCCGTCCGATTCGGACGACTGGGACGGCGCGAAACAAACCGCGGCGGCTATCGAAGAATAA
- a CDS encoding YtoQ family protein — translation MELTVYLAGQIHDDWRERVKQRANEQGLSLQFVGPMEDHDRSDNIGEEILGPQPNAVYKDEAASAVNNLRTQVLLSKSDVVIALFGEKYKQWNTAMDASAAVSLGKPLILVRPESLHHPLKELANKAQLVVETPDQALQALAYVLENK, via the coding sequence GTGGAACTGACGGTTTATTTGGCCGGGCAAATTCATGATGACTGGCGGGAACGAGTGAAACAGCGGGCAAATGAACAAGGGTTGTCATTGCAATTCGTAGGTCCGATGGAGGACCACGATCGTTCCGACAACATTGGCGAAGAAATTCTCGGACCACAGCCGAATGCCGTTTACAAAGATGAAGCCGCTTCGGCGGTGAACAATTTGCGTACGCAAGTGTTGCTGTCGAAATCGGATGTCGTCATCGCTTTATTTGGTGAAAAATATAAGCAATGGAACACGGCGATGGACGCATCGGCGGCCGTGAGCCTCGGCAAACCGCTCATTCTCGTTCGTCCCGAATCGCTCCATCATCCTTTGAAGGAATTGGCAAACAAAGCGCAGCTCGTCGTGGAAACACCGGATCAAGCATTGCAGGCACTTGCCTACGTCCTAGAAAACAAGTAA